The Streptomyces sp. NL15-2K genome contains a region encoding:
- a CDS encoding SMI1/KNR4 family protein, with translation MNASDPHVNAFAEIFGDPPADFAVPVDWAAVESWLGTSLPADYKAIAAAYGPLDIGARLWLHVPCVNRGWFDYGAWVQQTRRNAPGVLPFGATRTADTLYWDTTASDDPDQWPVVMHCQDDENAGRDPWRRFATPLVPTLAQLVADGMHPVAARSGMQTDLEDTPWTPPPRRPEPTAQQRAALTTGSGLETLITLVPPPEIPVLGKHNWDWLYKRLGTRLPGEYVRLMERYGAGSWCGWLRFNIPFDDDQYALAPWAEWYAETYQGQRAEFPEYHPLAVYPEPGGFLPFADSIDGDQLCWLTEGATPDDWPLIVLWRHADQGPSLHTDLTKTLLEWLRGRFATEGLPPLGRRDEDPLDYIEFEPYDPEPTADDQ, from the coding sequence GTGAATGCTTCAGACCCGCACGTCAACGCCTTCGCCGAGATCTTCGGCGATCCGCCAGCCGACTTCGCCGTACCTGTCGACTGGGCGGCAGTCGAGTCCTGGTTGGGGACGAGCCTTCCCGCCGACTACAAGGCCATCGCTGCCGCGTACGGCCCACTCGACATTGGCGCCCGGCTCTGGCTTCACGTGCCCTGCGTCAACCGCGGTTGGTTCGACTACGGAGCCTGGGTCCAGCAGACTCGGCGTAACGCCCCCGGCGTCCTCCCCTTCGGCGCCACCCGTACCGCCGACACCCTCTATTGGGACACCACAGCATCCGACGACCCCGACCAGTGGCCGGTCGTCATGCACTGTCAGGACGACGAGAACGCGGGCCGCGACCCCTGGCGGCGCTTCGCGACCCCGCTCGTGCCGACGCTGGCCCAGCTCGTGGCCGACGGCATGCACCCGGTGGCCGCCCGAAGTGGCATGCAAACCGACCTGGAGGACACCCCGTGGACACCGCCGCCCCGGCGACCGGAACCAACCGCTCAGCAGCGGGCGGCGCTCACCACAGGCAGCGGGCTGGAAACTCTGATCACGCTCGTCCCGCCGCCGGAGATACCCGTGCTCGGTAAGCACAACTGGGACTGGCTGTACAAACGGCTGGGCACGCGTCTGCCCGGCGAGTACGTACGACTGATGGAGCGGTACGGGGCCGGCTCCTGGTGCGGCTGGCTGCGCTTCAATATCCCCTTCGACGACGACCAGTACGCGCTCGCACCGTGGGCCGAGTGGTACGCGGAGACCTACCAGGGGCAGCGAGCCGAGTTCCCTGAGTATCACCCGCTGGCCGTCTATCCCGAGCCCGGGGGATTCCTGCCCTTCGCCGACTCCATCGACGGCGACCAACTGTGCTGGCTGACCGAAGGTGCCACGCCGGACGACTGGCCATTGATCGTTCTATGGCGCCATGCCGACCAAGGTCCATCGCTCCATACTGACCTCACCAAAACCCTGCTGGAGTGGCTGCGCGGTCGGTTCGCGACCGAGGGCCTACCCCCGCTCGGACGCCGCGACGAGGACCCCCTCGACTACATCGAATTCGAGCCCTACGACCCAGAACCAACCGCTGATGACCAATAA
- a CDS encoding Pycsar system effector family protein produces the protein MWPAQSEDGKSSLLLAFVGAALAGLASVADKNLPLPAQLAGGAAVLALAAAAVLLLLVVRPNLGGRPAPSAEGFPRWAQLSEDDLTNAMREDTRATRVSSRSTIAVRKFERLDRAIEFYARRLPKD, from the coding sequence ATCTGGCCAGCTCAGAGTGAGGATGGAAAGAGCTCACTGTTACTCGCCTTCGTCGGAGCGGCCCTCGCCGGACTCGCCAGCGTCGCCGACAAGAACCTGCCGCTGCCCGCTCAACTCGCCGGCGGCGCCGCCGTCCTCGCGCTGGCAGCCGCCGCCGTGCTGCTGCTCCTGGTCGTGCGCCCCAACCTCGGAGGCCGGCCCGCGCCGTCCGCGGAAGGCTTCCCCCGCTGGGCACAGCTGAGCGAGGACGACCTGACCAACGCGATGCGCGAGGACACCCGCGCCACCCGGGTCAGTTCGCGCTCCACCATCGCGGTGCGCAAGTTCGAGCGCCTGGACCGCGCGATCGAGTTCTATGCCCGCCGCCTCCCGAAGGACTGA